In Vibrio stylophorae, the genomic stretch AACGAAAGCAAAGGCGAAGACTTTGTTGCACAAAGCCGCCTACAAGGTCCTCAAGGCGCAGACTCAGTGACCAAAACCGCAGTTTACTCTGTCGATGGCACTGACTTTGTGATGGCTGAAGGTCAAGACCAGCTTGTTGTACCAATGACTTACAGCAAAAACGGCATCACCTATCAAAAACGCTTCATCTTGGATCGTGATAGCTATGCGGTGAAAGTTGAATATGTCGTAAGCAACAACACAGATAAAGAAGCTGCAGTTCAGCTATTCACCCAACTTCGTCGTACTGCGACGGATACCGGCGGTAGCTTGACCATGCCAACATACCGTGGCGGCGCGTTCTCATCACAAGATGACAACTACAAAAAATACAGCTTTGACGATATGGAAGATCGTAACCTCGACATCCGCACTGACCGCGGCTGGGTTGCGATGATTCAACACTACTTCACCACCGCTTGGATTCCAGGCAAAGATATGACCGGTGAAAAAGTGATCTACTCTCGCTTCCGTGATGACAAAGGCTACCTTGGCATGGAAATGCCAGTAACCACCATCGCACCTGATAGCAAAGCCACGCTTGATGCGACTTTGTGGGTTGGTCCTAAACTACAAAACCAAATGTCAGCGACTGCGAAGTACCTTGATCTCACCGCAGACTACGGTTGGCTTTGGTTCTTGGCAAAACCACTTTACTGGTTGCTGAACCTCATCCAAAGCGTTGTGGGTAACTGGGGTGTTGCGATCATCGTATTGACCATCATTGTGCGTGGTGCGATGTACAAGCTCACCAAAGCGCAGTACACCTCAATGGCGAAAATGCGTATGCTGCAGCCTAAACTGCAAGAGATGCGTGAGCGCTTTGGCGATGACCGTCAACGCATGAGCCAAGCGATGATGGAACTGTACAAGAAAGAGAAAGTAAACCCACTGGGTGGTTGTTTGCCGATTCTTCTACAGATGCCTATTTTCATCGCATTATATTGGACCCTTATGGAGTCTGTTGAACTACGTCATGCTCCATTCTTTGGCTGGATTCATGACCTATCAGCGCAAGACCCATACTATATTCTGCCGATCCTCATGGGTATCTCCATGTTTATCATTCAGAAGATGAGTCCAAGCACCATCACAGATCCAATGCAGCAGAAGATCATGACGTTTATGCCTGTGATTTTCACTGGCTTCTTCCTGTTCTTCCCATCAGGCTTGGTACTGTACTGGTTGATGTCAAACATCATGACCTTGACCCAGCAAACCATTATCTATCGTCAACTTGAGAAGCAAGGGTTACATACCCGCTAAACTCAGTTGATGAGCATTCAATGAAA encodes the following:
- the yidC gene encoding membrane protein insertase YidC translates to MDSQRNILLIALLAVTFLLYQKWEAFTNPVAPAVEAASVAKSGTSEFPDSSLATDGVSTADPQQGQLIHVKSDVLELTINTDGGDIVESQLLKYTKSLDSNQPMELLNESKGEDFVAQSRLQGPQGADSVTKTAVYSVDGTDFVMAEGQDQLVVPMTYSKNGITYQKRFILDRDSYAVKVEYVVSNNTDKEAAVQLFTQLRRTATDTGGSLTMPTYRGGAFSSQDDNYKKYSFDDMEDRNLDIRTDRGWVAMIQHYFTTAWIPGKDMTGEKVIYSRFRDDKGYLGMEMPVTTIAPDSKATLDATLWVGPKLQNQMSATAKYLDLTADYGWLWFLAKPLYWLLNLIQSVVGNWGVAIIVLTIIVRGAMYKLTKAQYTSMAKMRMLQPKLQEMRERFGDDRQRMSQAMMELYKKEKVNPLGGCLPILLQMPIFIALYWTLMESVELRHAPFFGWIHDLSAQDPYYILPILMGISMFIIQKMSPSTITDPMQQKIMTFMPVIFTGFFLFFPSGLVLYWLMSNIMTLTQQTIIYRQLEKQGLHTR